Proteins encoded in a region of the Mycobacterium branderi genome:
- the pks13 gene encoding polyketide synthase Pks13 (Pks13 is a key enzyme in mycolic acid biosynthesis.) has protein sequence MTDTDTATESLKPARTDMTVAEVRQWLREWVAKATGRSPDAVDEATPLVELGLSSRDAVAMAADIEDRTGVTVSIAAAFEHPTIESLATWIVEGDPEVDTSGADDIDWTRSGPVERVDIAVVGLATRFPGDMNTPEETWQALLEGRDGITDLPEGRWSEFMEEPRIAERVNKARTRGGYLKDIKGFDSEFFALSKTEADNIDPQQRMALELTWEALEHARIPASSLRGEAVGVYIGTSVADYSFLAMSDPTVAHPYAITGTASSIVANRVSYFYDFHGPSVAVDTACSSSLVATHQAVQALRSGECDVAVAGGVNALITPVVTLGFDEIGQVLAPDGRIKSFSSDADGYTRSEGGGMLVLKRVDDARRDGDQILAVIAGSAVNHDGRSNGLIAPNPDAQADVLRRAYKDAGINPRTVDYIEAHGTGTVLGDPIEAQALGRVVGRGRPADKPALLGAIKTNIGHLESAAGAASLAKMVLALQHDKLPPSINYAGPNPYIDFDAAHLKVLDTVADWPRYSGYAVAGVSSFGFGGANAHVVLREVLPRDVVEREPEPVEEATSTEEQPVEHVRFDEYGEFIGDNGAPAVEEEPELPGLTEEAKRLKEVALQELAASEQQAPLVPLAVSAFLTSRKKAAAAELADWMESPEGQASSLESIGRSLSRRNHGRSRAVVLARDHDEAIKGLRAIAEGKQRPNVFSADGPVTNGPVWVLAGFGAQHRKMGKNLYLRNPVFAEWIDKIDALIQEERGVSILEMILDDAVDYTGDTVEYPIEAVQLVIFAIQIALGEVLKAYGAKPAAVIGQSLGEPGAAYFAGGLSLRDTVRIIVPRARLMGEGEAMLFGEYIRLMALVEYSADEIKTVFADFPDLEVCVYAAPTQTVIGGPPEQVDAIIARAEAEGRFARKFQTKGASHTAQMDPLLGEFTAELQGIHPMPLGCGYFSTVHEGTYIKPGSEPIHDVDYWKKGLRHSVYFTQGVRNAVDSGYTTFLELAPNPVALMQVGLTTAAAGLPDAQLISTLARKVDEVDAMTTAMAQLFVYGHDLDIRTLFTRAAGPQDYANIPPTRFRRKEHWLDAHFSGDASVMMPGNHVALPDGRHVWEYAPRGETDLAALVKAAAAAVIPDAQLTASEQRAVPAENARLVTTLTRHPGGAAVQVHARIDESFTLVYDALVSRGGQAAVLPTAVGAGAAVAAPVTATPTNGAPAVEAEPDADTLHDSLTARQISSGLQRWSPDSGETVHDRLATIVSMAMGYEPEDLPWEVPLIELGLDSMMAVRIKNRVEYDFDLPPIQLQAVRDANLYNIEELIKYAIEHRDEVQQLHEHQKTLTAEEIAKEQAALLSGATPSTVTQAADPQAEPETQAAPPVSDVPVPPPPTNPSGPSAQPNLAGAAQALNQQAVAEALGSDVPPRDASERVTFATWAIVTGKSPGGIFNPLPKLDDDAAAKMAQRLSERAEGPISAEDVKSAQTIEELATTVREYLEAGQIDGFVRTLRARPEGSTRPPVFVFHPAGGSTVVYEPLLNRLPPDTPMYGFERVEGTIEERARQYVPKLRELQGDGPFILVGWSLGGVLAYACAIGLKQQGCDVPFVGLIDAVRAGEEIPQTKEEIRKRWERYARFAERTFNVEIPEIPYEQLEQLDDEGQVKFVLEAVKQSGVQIPGGIIEHQRTSYLDNRAIDTAEIQPYDGHVTLYMADRYHDDAIMFEPRYATRKPDGGWGEYVSDLEVVHIGGEHIQAIDEPIIAKVGAHMTEALNKIQAESEPK, from the coding sequence ATGACTGACACGGACACTGCCACTGAGTCCCTCAAGCCTGCCCGCACCGACATGACCGTCGCCGAGGTGCGGCAGTGGCTGCGCGAGTGGGTCGCCAAGGCCACCGGACGGTCGCCCGACGCGGTCGACGAGGCCACCCCGCTGGTGGAGCTGGGCCTGTCCTCGCGCGACGCCGTCGCGATGGCCGCCGACATCGAGGACCGCACCGGCGTGACGGTGTCGATTGCCGCGGCCTTCGAGCACCCGACCATCGAGTCGCTGGCCACCTGGATCGTCGAGGGCGACCCCGAAGTAGACACCTCCGGTGCAGACGACATCGACTGGACGCGAAGCGGTCCCGTCGAACGGGTCGACATCGCGGTCGTGGGCCTGGCCACCCGCTTCCCCGGCGACATGAACACCCCGGAGGAGACCTGGCAGGCGCTGCTGGAGGGCCGCGACGGGATCACCGATCTGCCCGAGGGCCGCTGGTCGGAGTTCATGGAGGAGCCGCGGATCGCCGAGCGGGTCAACAAGGCCCGCACTCGCGGGGGCTACCTCAAGGACATCAAGGGCTTCGATTCGGAGTTCTTCGCGCTCTCCAAGACCGAGGCCGACAACATCGACCCGCAGCAGCGGATGGCGCTCGAGCTGACCTGGGAGGCGCTCGAGCATGCCCGCATCCCGGCGTCGAGCCTGCGCGGTGAGGCCGTCGGCGTCTACATCGGCACCTCGGTCGCCGACTACAGCTTCCTGGCGATGTCGGACCCGACCGTCGCGCACCCGTACGCGATCACCGGCACCGCGAGTTCGATTGTCGCCAACCGGGTTTCGTACTTCTACGACTTTCACGGCCCGTCGGTGGCTGTCGACACCGCGTGCTCGAGCTCGCTGGTCGCCACGCACCAGGCGGTGCAGGCGCTGCGCAGCGGCGAGTGCGACGTGGCGGTCGCCGGCGGCGTCAACGCGCTGATCACCCCGGTGGTCACCCTCGGGTTCGACGAGATCGGCCAGGTGCTGGCGCCCGACGGCCGGATCAAGTCGTTCTCCTCCGACGCCGACGGCTACACCCGCTCGGAGGGCGGCGGCATGCTGGTGCTCAAGCGGGTCGACGACGCCCGCCGTGACGGCGACCAGATCCTGGCCGTGATCGCCGGCAGCGCCGTCAACCACGACGGCCGGTCCAACGGGCTGATCGCCCCCAACCCGGACGCGCAGGCCGACGTGCTGCGCCGCGCCTACAAGGACGCCGGCATCAACCCGCGCACCGTCGACTACATCGAGGCCCACGGCACCGGCACCGTGCTGGGCGACCCGATCGAGGCGCAGGCGCTGGGCCGCGTCGTCGGCCGGGGCCGACCCGCCGACAAGCCGGCGCTGCTGGGCGCGATCAAGACCAACATCGGCCACCTCGAGTCGGCGGCCGGCGCCGCCAGCCTGGCCAAGATGGTGCTGGCTCTGCAGCACGACAAGCTGCCGCCGTCGATCAACTACGCCGGGCCCAACCCGTACATCGACTTCGACGCAGCGCACCTGAAAGTGCTTGACACCGTTGCCGATTGGCCGCGCTACAGCGGTTACGCGGTGGCCGGGGTGTCCAGCTTCGGCTTCGGCGGCGCCAACGCACACGTGGTGCTGCGCGAGGTATTGCCGCGCGACGTCGTCGAGCGGGAGCCGGAGCCCGTGGAGGAAGCGACGTCCACCGAGGAGCAGCCCGTCGAGCATGTGCGCTTCGACGAGTACGGCGAGTTCATCGGTGACAACGGCGCGCCGGCCGTCGAAGAAGAACCCGAACTGCCCGGCCTCACCGAGGAAGCCAAGCGGCTCAAAGAGGTTGCGCTGCAAGAGCTCGCGGCGTCCGAGCAGCAGGCTCCGCTGGTGCCGCTGGCCGTGTCGGCGTTTTTGACATCGCGCAAGAAAGCAGCCGCCGCCGAGCTGGCCGACTGGATGGAAAGCCCGGAGGGGCAGGCGTCGTCGCTGGAATCGATCGGGCGGTCGCTGTCGCGGCGCAACCACGGCCGTTCCCGCGCAGTGGTTTTGGCCCGTGACCACGACGAGGCCATCAAGGGCCTGCGCGCGATCGCCGAGGGCAAGCAGCGGCCCAACGTCTTCTCCGCCGACGGGCCGGTGACCAACGGCCCGGTGTGGGTACTCGCCGGTTTCGGTGCGCAGCACCGCAAGATGGGCAAGAACCTCTATCTGCGCAACCCGGTCTTCGCCGAGTGGATCGACAAGATCGACGCGCTGATCCAAGAAGAGCGTGGCGTGTCGATTCTCGAGATGATTCTCGACGACGCCGTCGACTACACCGGCGACACCGTCGAATACCCCATCGAAGCCGTCCAACTGGTGATCTTCGCAATCCAAATCGCGCTCGGCGAGGTGCTCAAAGCGTACGGCGCCAAGCCCGCCGCGGTGATCGGCCAGTCGCTGGGCGAGCCGGGCGCCGCCTACTTCGCCGGCGGGCTCTCGCTGCGCGACACCGTGCGAATCATCGTCCCGCGCGCCCGGCTGATGGGCGAGGGCGAGGCGATGCTGTTCGGTGAGTACATCCGGCTGATGGCGCTGGTGGAGTATTCCGCCGACGAGATCAAGACGGTTTTCGCCGACTTCCCCGACCTGGAGGTCTGCGTCTACGCCGCGCCCACCCAGACCGTGATCGGCGGTCCGCCCGAGCAGGTCGACGCGATCATCGCCCGCGCTGAAGCCGAGGGCCGCTTCGCCCGCAAGTTCCAGACCAAGGGCGCCAGCCACACCGCGCAGATGGATCCCCTGCTCGGCGAGTTCACCGCGGAACTGCAGGGCATCCACCCCATGCCGCTGGGCTGCGGCTACTTCTCCACCGTGCACGAGGGCACCTACATCAAGCCCGGCAGCGAGCCGATCCACGACGTGGATTACTGGAAGAAGGGGCTGCGCCATTCGGTCTACTTCACCCAGGGTGTGCGCAACGCCGTCGACAGCGGTTACACCACATTTTTGGAGCTAGCGCCCAACCCGGTGGCGCTGATGCAAGTTGGCTTGACCACGGCCGCTGCCGGATTGCCTGACGCGCAACTGATTTCGACATTGGCGCGCAAGGTCGACGAGGTCGACGCGATGACCACCGCAATGGCGCAGCTGTTCGTCTACGGCCACGACCTCGACATCCGCACGTTGTTCACCCGTGCCGCGGGACCCCAGGACTACGCCAACATCCCGCCGACCCGGTTCCGCCGCAAGGAGCACTGGCTCGACGCGCACTTCTCCGGCGACGCGTCGGTGATGATGCCGGGCAACCACGTGGCGTTGCCCGACGGTCGGCACGTGTGGGAGTACGCGCCGCGGGGCGAGACCGACCTGGCTGCTCTGGTGAAAGCCGCTGCGGCGGCGGTCATTCCGGATGCGCAGCTGACGGCCTCCGAGCAGCGGGCGGTGCCCGCCGAGAACGCCCGGCTGGTGACGACGCTGACCCGCCATCCCGGTGGCGCGGCGGTTCAGGTGCATGCGCGTATCGACGAGTCGTTCACGTTGGTGTACGACGCGTTGGTGTCGCGGGGCGGGCAAGCCGCGGTGTTGCCGACGGCGGTCGGCGCCGGTGCCGCAGTCGCCGCGCCGGTCACCGCCACGCCGACCAACGGCGCACCGGCTGTTGAGGCCGAACCCGACGCCGATACCCTGCACGACAGCCTCACCGCGCGGCAAATCAGTAGCGGCTTGCAGCGGTGGTCGCCGGATTCCGGTGAGACCGTGCATGACCGGCTGGCGACGATCGTGTCGATGGCGATGGGCTATGAGCCCGAGGACCTGCCGTGGGAGGTGCCGCTGATCGAGCTCGGCTTGGACTCGATGATGGCGGTGCGGATCAAGAACCGCGTCGAGTACGACTTCGACCTGCCGCCGATCCAGCTGCAGGCGGTCCGCGATGCCAACCTCTACAACATCGAGGAACTCATCAAGTACGCGATCGAGCATCGCGACGAGGTGCAGCAACTGCACGAGCACCAGAAGACGCTGACGGCCGAGGAGATCGCCAAGGAGCAGGCGGCATTGCTGTCCGGCGCGACGCCGTCCACCGTGACTCAGGCCGCCGATCCGCAGGCGGAGCCGGAAACCCAAGCGGCGCCGCCGGTTTCCGATGTGCCGGTCCCGCCGCCGCCGACCAATCCCTCCGGTCCGTCGGCGCAGCCCAACCTGGCGGGGGCCGCGCAGGCCCTCAACCAGCAGGCGGTGGCCGAGGCGCTGGGTTCGGATGTGCCGCCGCGGGATGCATCCGAGCGGGTCACGTTCGCCACCTGGGCGATCGTCACCGGCAAGTCGCCGGGCGGCATCTTCAACCCGTTGCCCAAGCTGGACGACGACGCGGCCGCCAAGATGGCCCAACGGCTTTCGGAACGCGCCGAGGGCCCGATCAGCGCCGAGGATGTCAAGTCCGCGCAGACCATCGAGGAGCTGGCCACCACGGTGCGGGAGTACCTGGAAGCCGGTCAGATCGACGGCTTCGTGCGCACCCTTCGGGCCCGGCCCGAAGGCTCCACCAGGCCGCCCGTATTCGTGTTCCATCCGGCGGGCGGCTCGACGGTGGTGTACGAGCCGCTGTTGAACCGTCTGCCGCCGGACACCCCGATGTACGGATTCGAGCGCGTCGAGGGCACCATCGAGGAGCGGGCTCGCCAGTACGTGCCCAAGCTGCGCGAGTTGCAGGGCGACGGGCCCTTCATCCTGGTCGGCTGGTCGTTGGGCGGGGTGCTGGCTTACGCCTGTGCGATCGGGCTGAAGCAGCAGGGCTGCGACGTGCCGTTCGTCGGGCTGATCGACGCGGTGCGCGCCGGCGAGGAGATCCCGCAGACGAAGGAGGAGATCCGCAAGCGCTGGGAGCGCTACGCCCGCTTCGCCGAGCGGACCTTCAACGTCGAGATCCCCGAAATTCCTTACGAGCAACTGGAACAACTCGACGACGAGGGCCAGGTCAAGTTCGTCCTGGAGGCCGTCAAGCAAAGCGGCGTGCAGATCCCCGGCGGGATCATCGAACACCAGCGCACGTCGTATCTGGACAACCGAGCGATCGACACCGCCGAGATCCAGCCCTACGACGGACATGTCACCCTCTACATGGCCGACCGCTACCACGACGACGCGATCATGTTCGAGCCGCGATATGCCACCCGCAAGCCCGACGGCGGTTGGGGCGAGTACGTCTCGGATCTCGAGGTGGTCCACATCGGCGGGGAGCACATCCAGGCCATCGACGAGCCGATCATCGCCAAGGTCGGCGCGCATATGACCGAGGCACTCAACAAGATTCAAGCTGAGAGCGAGCCTAAGTGA
- a CDS encoding acyl-CoA carboxylase subunit beta, translating to MTTKTTAELLAELREKLELAKEPGDPKSIARRDKKGLPSARSRVYELLDPGSFLETGALARTPGDPNAPYSDGVVTGRGTINGRPVGVFSHDQTVFGGSVGEMFGRKVADLMEWCAMVACPIIGINDSGGARIQDAVTSLAWYAELGRRHEALSGLVPQISIILGKCAGGAVYSPIQDDLLVAVRDQGYFFVTGPDVIQEVTGEEVSLDELGGADAQARYGNLHQVVDSEAAAFQYVRDFLSFLPSNCFDKPPIVNPGLEPEVTPTDLELDSIVPDSDNMAYDMHEILLRIFDDGDFLDVAAQAGPAIITGFARVDGRPVGVVANQPMHLSGSIDNEASDKAARFIRFCDAFDIPLVFVVDTPGFLPGAEQEKNGIIKRGGRFLYAVVEADVPKVTITVRKSYGGAYAVMGSRQLTADFNYAWPTARIAVIGAEGAAQLLMKRFPDPHTPEAQAIKKSFIDNYNLNMAIPWIAAERGFIDAVIEPHDTRLLLRKSLHLLRDKQIYRRVGRKHGLIPV from the coding sequence GTGACCACCAAGACCACCGCGGAGCTGCTGGCCGAACTTCGGGAAAAGCTGGAACTGGCAAAGGAACCCGGCGATCCGAAATCCATCGCCAGGCGCGACAAGAAAGGCCTCCCCAGCGCGCGCTCCCGCGTCTACGAGCTGCTGGACCCGGGCAGCTTTCTGGAGACCGGTGCGCTGGCCCGCACTCCGGGTGATCCCAACGCGCCCTACAGCGACGGCGTGGTCACCGGCCGCGGCACCATCAACGGCCGGCCGGTCGGGGTGTTCTCCCACGACCAGACCGTGTTCGGCGGCTCGGTCGGTGAGATGTTCGGCCGCAAGGTCGCCGACCTCATGGAGTGGTGCGCGATGGTGGCCTGCCCCATCATCGGCATCAACGACTCCGGCGGTGCCCGCATCCAGGACGCGGTGACCTCGCTGGCCTGGTATGCCGAACTGGGCCGGCGCCACGAGGCGCTGTCCGGACTGGTGCCGCAGATCTCCATCATCCTCGGCAAATGTGCTGGGGGAGCGGTGTATTCGCCAATCCAGGATGACTTGTTGGTCGCGGTGCGCGATCAGGGCTACTTCTTTGTCACCGGGCCCGACGTGATCCAGGAAGTCACCGGCGAAGAGGTCAGCCTCGACGAGCTCGGCGGCGCCGACGCCCAGGCCCGCTACGGCAACCTGCACCAGGTCGTCGACTCCGAGGCGGCGGCATTCCAGTACGTGCGCGACTTCCTGTCGTTTTTGCCGTCGAACTGCTTCGACAAGCCGCCGATCGTCAACCCCGGCCTGGAGCCGGAGGTCACGCCGACCGACCTGGAGCTCGACTCGATCGTGCCGGACTCGGACAACATGGCCTACGACATGCACGAGATTCTGCTGCGGATCTTCGACGACGGCGACTTCCTCGACGTCGCCGCGCAGGCCGGGCCGGCGATCATCACCGGATTCGCCCGGGTCGACGGGCGGCCCGTCGGGGTGGTGGCCAACCAGCCGATGCACCTGTCCGGCTCGATCGACAACGAGGCATCCGACAAGGCCGCGCGGTTCATCCGCTTCTGCGACGCATTCGACATCCCGCTGGTGTTCGTCGTCGACACCCCGGGCTTTTTGCCCGGCGCCGAGCAGGAGAAGAACGGCATCATCAAGCGCGGCGGTCGGTTCCTGTATGCGGTGGTGGAAGCCGACGTGCCGAAGGTGACGATCACGGTCCGCAAGTCCTACGGCGGCGCCTACGCCGTGATGGGCTCGCGGCAGCTGACCGCGGACTTCAACTACGCGTGGCCCACCGCGCGCATCGCGGTGATCGGTGCCGAGGGCGCCGCGCAACTGCTGATGAAGCGGTTCCCCGACCCGCACACGCCCGAAGCACAGGCGATCAAGAAGTCCTTCATCGACAACTACAACCTCAACATGGCGATCCCGTGGATCGCCGCCGAGCGCGGATTCATCGACGCGGTGATCGAACCGCACGACACCCGGCTGCTGCTGCGCAAGTCGCTGCACCTACTGCGCGACAAGCAGATCTACCGCCGGGTAGGCCGCAAGCACGGCCTGATCCCGGTCTAG
- a CDS encoding TetR/AcrR family transcriptional regulator: MASAADIASADGLEGLSIGRLAQECGTSKSNVAAHFGSKAQLQLAAIGYAGDVFTRHVIRPALRTGKGLPRLVALYQHWMDYSRRRVFSGGCFFAAVTAEYDARDGVIRDAIREHHTGWLGLQERLVREAQATGEIRADVDPAQLAFELDAFARAANSEAVLFDDDSAYDRAAAAITARIDSVKQTGKG, translated from the coding sequence TTGGCGTCGGCCGCCGATATCGCGTCGGCCGACGGCCTGGAAGGCCTGTCCATCGGCCGCCTCGCCCAGGAGTGCGGCACCAGCAAGAGCAACGTCGCGGCGCATTTCGGCTCCAAGGCGCAGCTGCAACTGGCCGCCATCGGCTACGCCGGTGACGTCTTCACCCGACATGTGATCAGGCCGGCTCTGCGCACCGGTAAAGGCTTGCCACGTCTGGTGGCGCTTTATCAGCACTGGATGGACTATTCGCGGCGACGGGTGTTTTCCGGTGGCTGTTTCTTCGCTGCCGTCACCGCCGAGTATGACGCGCGTGACGGAGTCATCCGCGACGCGATCCGCGAACACCACACCGGTTGGCTGGGGTTGCAAGAACGGCTGGTGCGGGAAGCGCAGGCAACCGGCGAGATCCGCGCCGACGTCGATCCGGCGCAGCTTGCCTTTGAGTTGGACGCATTCGCGCGCGCCGCGAACTCCGAAGCGGTCCTCTTCGACGACGACAGTGCATACGACCGCGCCGCCGCGGCGATCACTGCCCGCATCGACAGCGTCAAGCAGACTGGAAAGGGTTGA